One Glycine soja cultivar W05 chromosome 2, ASM419377v2, whole genome shotgun sequence genomic region harbors:
- the LOC114393399 gene encoding folylpolyglutamate synthase isoform X2 gives MITTSNIYTKCGMVGVSHFPWGHMKSTVKTKWVYSCLPAFTSINNFAGQRFIYKTSSEVLFERESNAVTDGRLQNFPVSSYETAMEKISSLITRQRRGEKPPISNKLEIMSLYLKGSTCIFCEAILRECGFRTGVFTSPHLIDVRERFRIDGIDISEDKFLQYFWDCWNRLEENTTEQLSMPPLFLFLTILAFKIFISEQVDAAIIEVGLGGKEDSTNVIKEPTVCGITSLGMDHTEILGDTLGQIASHKAGIFKPKVPAFTVPQPPEAMDVILERAKELMVPLEVTEPFDCKQMKGLELGLSGDHQFYNAALAVSLSRCWLQRTGNWGKKYQKDSNLPDEFIRGLSTAHFSGRAQIVYDSSPNSDCSEILSKNCGGELIFYLDGAHSPESMETCAKWFSNAVKRYEISSHSSFEVENAEESLENGHFLHESKTLEQLEKSFRRILLFNCLDVRNPHILLPRLVNTCASSGIYFSRALFVPNMSKYSKVTSGASVISSDLNGIDLSWQFNLQRIWEKITHGKEMTTLLEKDFKIDNKEILPPHEFLYDDASSGCHSHNYLARSAVIPSLPLTIKWLRDCVRDHPSTRLQVLVTGSLHLVGDVLKLLKR, from the exons ATGATAACTACTAGCAATATTTACACTAAGTGTGGGATGGTAGGAGTATCACATTTCCCTTGGGGGCATATGAAATCCACCGTCAAGACAAAATGGGTTTATTCTTGTTTACCTGCATTTACAAGCATAAATAATTTCGCAGGGCAAA GATTTATATATAAGACGTCATCTGAAGTTCTTTTTGAAAGGGAAAGCAATGCTGTCACAGATGGACGATTGCAAAATTTCCCAGTGTCTTCATACGAAACTGCCATGGAAAAAATTTCCTCTCTTATTACTCGCCAAAGGCGTGGGGAAAAGCCACCGATTTCCAACAAATTAGAAATAATGTCATTGTATCTCAAG GGTTCAACATGCATATTCTGTGAGGCAATATTAAGGGAGTGTGGCTTTCGCACAGGAGTTTTCACATCCCCTCACCTAATTGACGTGCGTGAACGATTTCGTATAGACGG GATTGACATATCTGAAGACAAGTTTTTACAGTATTTCTGGGATTGTTGGAACCGATTGGAG GAAAATACAACAGAGCAGCTTTCAATGCCACCACTATTTCTGTTTCTTACTATATTGGCCTTCAAAATATTTATCTCTGAACAG GTTGATGCTGCCATAATAGAAGTTGGTCTTGGAGGCAAAGAAGACTCAACTAATGTG ATTAAAGAACCTACTGTTTGTGGCATTACTTCTCTAGGCATGGATCATACTGAGATATTAG GAGATACTCTTGGACAGATAGCTTCACACAAGGCAGGGATTTTTAAG CCTAAGGTACCTGCCTTCACAGTACCCCAACCTCCTGAAGCAATGGATGTTATCCTTGAGAGGGCCAAAGAACTAATG GTTCCACTGGAAGTGACTGAACCTTTCGATTGTAAACAAATGAAGGGATTAGAGCTTGGTTTATCTGGTGATCACCAATTCTATAATGCTGCTCTTGCCGTCTCACTTTCTAGATGCTGGCTTCAGAGAACAGGGAACTggggaaaaaaatatcaaaag GATTCTAATTTGCCAGATGAGTTTATTAGAGGACTTTCAACTGCCCATTTTTCTGGAAGGGCTCAGATTGTTTATGACTCTTCTCCAAATTCTGACTGCTCAGAAATCTTGTCTAAAAATTGTGGTGGAGAGttgatattttatttggatGGAGCTCATAGTCCAGAGAGCATGGAGACTTGCGCAAAGTGGTTCTCTAATGCCGTAAAAAGATATGAAATTTCATCACATTCATCTTTTGAAGTAGAAAATGCAGAGGAATCTTTAGAAAATGGTCACTTCCTACATGAAAGCAAGACATTGGAGCAGCTGGAGAAATCTTTTAGGCGG ATTCTTCTATTCAATTGCTTAGATGTGAGAAATCCCCATATTTTGCTTCCACGGCTGGTAAATACATGCGCTTCTTCAG GTATTTATTTCTCAAGAGCACTTTTTGTCCCAAATATGTCAAAGTATAGTAAGGTTACTTCTGGTGCATCAGTTATTTCTTCTGATCTCAATGGCATAGACCTATCATGGCAATTTAACCTCCAAAGAATCTGGGAGAAGATTACGCACGGGAAAG AAATGACCACTTTGCTTGAAAAGGATTTCAAGATAGATAACAAGGAGATCTTACCACCTCATGAATTTCTTTACGATGATGCTTCAAGTGGCTGCCATTCTCATAACTATCTGGCACGCAGTGCAGTAATTCCTTCATTGCCATTGACAATAAAATGGCTGCGGGACTGTGTTAGAGACCATCCTTCCACAAGACTTCAG GTTCTTGTCACTGGATCACTGCATCTTGTTGGAGATGTACTAAAGCTCTTGAAAAGATGA
- the LOC114393399 gene encoding folylpolyglutamate synthase isoform X3: MITTSNIYTKCGMVGVSHFPWGHMKSTVKTKWVYSCLPAFTSINNFAGQRFIYKTSSEVLFERESNAVTDGRLQNFPVSSYETAMEKISSLITRQRRGEKPPISNKLEIMSLYLKILGLDEDINKLNIIHVAGTKGKGSTCIFCEAILRECGFRTGVFTSPHLIDVRERFRIDGIDISEDKFLQYFWDCWNRLEENTTEQLSMPPLFLFLTILAFKIFISEQVDAAIIEVGLGGKEDSTNVIKEPTVCGITSLGMDHTEILGDTLGQIASHKAGIFKPKVPAFTVPQPPEAMDVILERAKELMVPLEVTEPFDCKQMKGLELGLSGDHQFYNAALAVSLSRCWLQRTGNWGKKYQKDSNLPDEFIRGLSTAHFSGRAQIVYDSSPNSDCSEILSKNCGGELIFYLDGAHSPESMETCAKWFSNAVKRYEISSHSSFEVENAEESLENGHFLHESKTLEQLEKSFRRILLFNCLDVRNPHILLPRLVNTCASSVISSDLNGIDLSWQFNLQRIWEKITHGKEMTTLLEKDFKIDNKEILPPHEFLYDDASSGCHSHNYLARSAVIPSLPLTIKWLRDCVRDHPSTRLQVLVTGSLHLVGDVLKLLKR, encoded by the exons ATGATAACTACTAGCAATATTTACACTAAGTGTGGGATGGTAGGAGTATCACATTTCCCTTGGGGGCATATGAAATCCACCGTCAAGACAAAATGGGTTTATTCTTGTTTACCTGCATTTACAAGCATAAATAATTTCGCAGGGCAAA GATTTATATATAAGACGTCATCTGAAGTTCTTTTTGAAAGGGAAAGCAATGCTGTCACAGATGGACGATTGCAAAATTTCCCAGTGTCTTCATACGAAACTGCCATGGAAAAAATTTCCTCTCTTATTACTCGCCAAAGGCGTGGGGAAAAGCCACCGATTTCCAACAAATTAGAAATAATGTCATTGTATCTCAAG ATATTGGGTTTGGATGAAGATATAAATAAGCTCAACATTATTCATGTGGCAGGCACAAAGGGGAAG GGTTCAACATGCATATTCTGTGAGGCAATATTAAGGGAGTGTGGCTTTCGCACAGGAGTTTTCACATCCCCTCACCTAATTGACGTGCGTGAACGATTTCGTATAGACGG GATTGACATATCTGAAGACAAGTTTTTACAGTATTTCTGGGATTGTTGGAACCGATTGGAG GAAAATACAACAGAGCAGCTTTCAATGCCACCACTATTTCTGTTTCTTACTATATTGGCCTTCAAAATATTTATCTCTGAACAG GTTGATGCTGCCATAATAGAAGTTGGTCTTGGAGGCAAAGAAGACTCAACTAATGTG ATTAAAGAACCTACTGTTTGTGGCATTACTTCTCTAGGCATGGATCATACTGAGATATTAG GAGATACTCTTGGACAGATAGCTTCACACAAGGCAGGGATTTTTAAG CCTAAGGTACCTGCCTTCACAGTACCCCAACCTCCTGAAGCAATGGATGTTATCCTTGAGAGGGCCAAAGAACTAATG GTTCCACTGGAAGTGACTGAACCTTTCGATTGTAAACAAATGAAGGGATTAGAGCTTGGTTTATCTGGTGATCACCAATTCTATAATGCTGCTCTTGCCGTCTCACTTTCTAGATGCTGGCTTCAGAGAACAGGGAACTggggaaaaaaatatcaaaag GATTCTAATTTGCCAGATGAGTTTATTAGAGGACTTTCAACTGCCCATTTTTCTGGAAGGGCTCAGATTGTTTATGACTCTTCTCCAAATTCTGACTGCTCAGAAATCTTGTCTAAAAATTGTGGTGGAGAGttgatattttatttggatGGAGCTCATAGTCCAGAGAGCATGGAGACTTGCGCAAAGTGGTTCTCTAATGCCGTAAAAAGATATGAAATTTCATCACATTCATCTTTTGAAGTAGAAAATGCAGAGGAATCTTTAGAAAATGGTCACTTCCTACATGAAAGCAAGACATTGGAGCAGCTGGAGAAATCTTTTAGGCGG ATTCTTCTATTCAATTGCTTAGATGTGAGAAATCCCCATATTTTGCTTCCACGGCTGGTAAATACATGCGCTTCTTCAG TTATTTCTTCTGATCTCAATGGCATAGACCTATCATGGCAATTTAACCTCCAAAGAATCTGGGAGAAGATTACGCACGGGAAAG AAATGACCACTTTGCTTGAAAAGGATTTCAAGATAGATAACAAGGAGATCTTACCACCTCATGAATTTCTTTACGATGATGCTTCAAGTGGCTGCCATTCTCATAACTATCTGGCACGCAGTGCAGTAATTCCTTCATTGCCATTGACAATAAAATGGCTGCGGGACTGTGTTAGAGACCATCCTTCCACAAGACTTCAG GTTCTTGTCACTGGATCACTGCATCTTGTTGGAGATGTACTAAAGCTCTTGAAAAGATGA
- the LOC114393399 gene encoding folylpolyglutamate synthase isoform X5: protein MEKISSLITRQRRGEKPPISNKLEIMSLYLKILGLDEDINKLNIIHVAGTKGKGSTCIFCEAILRECGFRTGVFTSPHLIDVRERFRIDGIDISEDKFLQYFWDCWNRLEENTTEQLSMPPLFLFLTILAFKIFISEQVDAAIIEVGLGGKEDSTNVIKEPTVCGITSLGMDHTEILGDTLGQIASHKAGIFKPKVPAFTVPQPPEAMDVILERAKELMVPLEVTEPFDCKQMKGLELGLSGDHQFYNAALAVSLSRCWLQRTGNWGKKYQKDSNLPDEFIRGLSTAHFSGRAQIVYDSSPNSDCSEILSKNCGGELIFYLDGAHSPESMETCAKWFSNAVKRYEISSHSSFEVENAEESLENGHFLHESKTLEQLEKSFRRILLFNCLDVRNPHILLPRLVNTCASSGIYFSRALFVPNMSKYSKVTSGASVISSDLNGIDLSWQFNLQRIWEKITHGKEMTTLLEKDFKIDNKEILPPHEFLYDDASSGCHSHNYLARSAVIPSLPLTIKWLRDCVRDHPSTRLQVLVTGSLHLVGDVLKLLKR from the exons ATGGAAAAAATTTCCTCTCTTATTACTCGCCAAAGGCGTGGGGAAAAGCCACCGATTTCCAACAAATTAGAAATAATGTCATTGTATCTCAAG ATATTGGGTTTGGATGAAGATATAAATAAGCTCAACATTATTCATGTGGCAGGCACAAAGGGGAAG GGTTCAACATGCATATTCTGTGAGGCAATATTAAGGGAGTGTGGCTTTCGCACAGGAGTTTTCACATCCCCTCACCTAATTGACGTGCGTGAACGATTTCGTATAGACGG GATTGACATATCTGAAGACAAGTTTTTACAGTATTTCTGGGATTGTTGGAACCGATTGGAG GAAAATACAACAGAGCAGCTTTCAATGCCACCACTATTTCTGTTTCTTACTATATTGGCCTTCAAAATATTTATCTCTGAACAG GTTGATGCTGCCATAATAGAAGTTGGTCTTGGAGGCAAAGAAGACTCAACTAATGTG ATTAAAGAACCTACTGTTTGTGGCATTACTTCTCTAGGCATGGATCATACTGAGATATTAG GAGATACTCTTGGACAGATAGCTTCACACAAGGCAGGGATTTTTAAG CCTAAGGTACCTGCCTTCACAGTACCCCAACCTCCTGAAGCAATGGATGTTATCCTTGAGAGGGCCAAAGAACTAATG GTTCCACTGGAAGTGACTGAACCTTTCGATTGTAAACAAATGAAGGGATTAGAGCTTGGTTTATCTGGTGATCACCAATTCTATAATGCTGCTCTTGCCGTCTCACTTTCTAGATGCTGGCTTCAGAGAACAGGGAACTggggaaaaaaatatcaaaag GATTCTAATTTGCCAGATGAGTTTATTAGAGGACTTTCAACTGCCCATTTTTCTGGAAGGGCTCAGATTGTTTATGACTCTTCTCCAAATTCTGACTGCTCAGAAATCTTGTCTAAAAATTGTGGTGGAGAGttgatattttatttggatGGAGCTCATAGTCCAGAGAGCATGGAGACTTGCGCAAAGTGGTTCTCTAATGCCGTAAAAAGATATGAAATTTCATCACATTCATCTTTTGAAGTAGAAAATGCAGAGGAATCTTTAGAAAATGGTCACTTCCTACATGAAAGCAAGACATTGGAGCAGCTGGAGAAATCTTTTAGGCGG ATTCTTCTATTCAATTGCTTAGATGTGAGAAATCCCCATATTTTGCTTCCACGGCTGGTAAATACATGCGCTTCTTCAG GTATTTATTTCTCAAGAGCACTTTTTGTCCCAAATATGTCAAAGTATAGTAAGGTTACTTCTGGTGCATCAGTTATTTCTTCTGATCTCAATGGCATAGACCTATCATGGCAATTTAACCTCCAAAGAATCTGGGAGAAGATTACGCACGGGAAAG AAATGACCACTTTGCTTGAAAAGGATTTCAAGATAGATAACAAGGAGATCTTACCACCTCATGAATTTCTTTACGATGATGCTTCAAGTGGCTGCCATTCTCATAACTATCTGGCACGCAGTGCAGTAATTCCTTCATTGCCATTGACAATAAAATGGCTGCGGGACTGTGTTAGAGACCATCCTTCCACAAGACTTCAG GTTCTTGTCACTGGATCACTGCATCTTGTTGGAGATGTACTAAAGCTCTTGAAAAGATGA
- the LOC114393399 gene encoding folylpolyglutamate synthase isoform X4, producing MITTSNIYTKCGMVGVSHFPWGHMKSTVKTKWVYSCLPAFTSINNFAGQRFIYKTSSEVLFERESNAVTDGRLQNFPVSSYETAMEKISSLITRQRRGEKPPISNKLEIMSLYLKILGLDEDINKLNIIHVAGTKGKGSTCIFCEAILRECGFRTGVFTSPHLIDVRERFRIDGIDISEDKFLQYFWDCWNRLEENTTEQLSMPPLFLFLTILAFKIFISEQVDAAIIEVGLGGKEDSTNVIKEPTVCGITSLGMDHTEILGDTLGQIASHKAGIFKVPLEVTEPFDCKQMKGLELGLSGDHQFYNAALAVSLSRCWLQRTGNWGKKYQKDSNLPDEFIRGLSTAHFSGRAQIVYDSSPNSDCSEILSKNCGGELIFYLDGAHSPESMETCAKWFSNAVKRYEISSHSSFEVENAEESLENGHFLHESKTLEQLEKSFRRILLFNCLDVRNPHILLPRLVNTCASSGIYFSRALFVPNMSKYSKVTSGASVISSDLNGIDLSWQFNLQRIWEKITHGKEMTTLLEKDFKIDNKEILPPHEFLYDDASSGCHSHNYLARSAVIPSLPLTIKWLRDCVRDHPSTRLQVLVTGSLHLVGDVLKLLKR from the exons ATGATAACTACTAGCAATATTTACACTAAGTGTGGGATGGTAGGAGTATCACATTTCCCTTGGGGGCATATGAAATCCACCGTCAAGACAAAATGGGTTTATTCTTGTTTACCTGCATTTACAAGCATAAATAATTTCGCAGGGCAAA GATTTATATATAAGACGTCATCTGAAGTTCTTTTTGAAAGGGAAAGCAATGCTGTCACAGATGGACGATTGCAAAATTTCCCAGTGTCTTCATACGAAACTGCCATGGAAAAAATTTCCTCTCTTATTACTCGCCAAAGGCGTGGGGAAAAGCCACCGATTTCCAACAAATTAGAAATAATGTCATTGTATCTCAAG ATATTGGGTTTGGATGAAGATATAAATAAGCTCAACATTATTCATGTGGCAGGCACAAAGGGGAAG GGTTCAACATGCATATTCTGTGAGGCAATATTAAGGGAGTGTGGCTTTCGCACAGGAGTTTTCACATCCCCTCACCTAATTGACGTGCGTGAACGATTTCGTATAGACGG GATTGACATATCTGAAGACAAGTTTTTACAGTATTTCTGGGATTGTTGGAACCGATTGGAG GAAAATACAACAGAGCAGCTTTCAATGCCACCACTATTTCTGTTTCTTACTATATTGGCCTTCAAAATATTTATCTCTGAACAG GTTGATGCTGCCATAATAGAAGTTGGTCTTGGAGGCAAAGAAGACTCAACTAATGTG ATTAAAGAACCTACTGTTTGTGGCATTACTTCTCTAGGCATGGATCATACTGAGATATTAG GAGATACTCTTGGACAGATAGCTTCACACAAGGCAGGGATTTTTAAG GTTCCACTGGAAGTGACTGAACCTTTCGATTGTAAACAAATGAAGGGATTAGAGCTTGGTTTATCTGGTGATCACCAATTCTATAATGCTGCTCTTGCCGTCTCACTTTCTAGATGCTGGCTTCAGAGAACAGGGAACTggggaaaaaaatatcaaaag GATTCTAATTTGCCAGATGAGTTTATTAGAGGACTTTCAACTGCCCATTTTTCTGGAAGGGCTCAGATTGTTTATGACTCTTCTCCAAATTCTGACTGCTCAGAAATCTTGTCTAAAAATTGTGGTGGAGAGttgatattttatttggatGGAGCTCATAGTCCAGAGAGCATGGAGACTTGCGCAAAGTGGTTCTCTAATGCCGTAAAAAGATATGAAATTTCATCACATTCATCTTTTGAAGTAGAAAATGCAGAGGAATCTTTAGAAAATGGTCACTTCCTACATGAAAGCAAGACATTGGAGCAGCTGGAGAAATCTTTTAGGCGG ATTCTTCTATTCAATTGCTTAGATGTGAGAAATCCCCATATTTTGCTTCCACGGCTGGTAAATACATGCGCTTCTTCAG GTATTTATTTCTCAAGAGCACTTTTTGTCCCAAATATGTCAAAGTATAGTAAGGTTACTTCTGGTGCATCAGTTATTTCTTCTGATCTCAATGGCATAGACCTATCATGGCAATTTAACCTCCAAAGAATCTGGGAGAAGATTACGCACGGGAAAG AAATGACCACTTTGCTTGAAAAGGATTTCAAGATAGATAACAAGGAGATCTTACCACCTCATGAATTTCTTTACGATGATGCTTCAAGTGGCTGCCATTCTCATAACTATCTGGCACGCAGTGCAGTAATTCCTTCATTGCCATTGACAATAAAATGGCTGCGGGACTGTGTTAGAGACCATCCTTCCACAAGACTTCAG GTTCTTGTCACTGGATCACTGCATCTTGTTGGAGATGTACTAAAGCTCTTGAAAAGATGA
- the LOC114393399 gene encoding folylpolyglutamate synthase isoform X1, with amino-acid sequence MITTSNIYTKCGMVGVSHFPWGHMKSTVKTKWVYSCLPAFTSINNFAGQRFIYKTSSEVLFERESNAVTDGRLQNFPVSSYETAMEKISSLITRQRRGEKPPISNKLEIMSLYLKILGLDEDINKLNIIHVAGTKGKGSTCIFCEAILRECGFRTGVFTSPHLIDVRERFRIDGIDISEDKFLQYFWDCWNRLEENTTEQLSMPPLFLFLTILAFKIFISEQVDAAIIEVGLGGKEDSTNVIKEPTVCGITSLGMDHTEILGDTLGQIASHKAGIFKPKVPAFTVPQPPEAMDVILERAKELMVPLEVTEPFDCKQMKGLELGLSGDHQFYNAALAVSLSRCWLQRTGNWGKKYQKDSNLPDEFIRGLSTAHFSGRAQIVYDSSPNSDCSEILSKNCGGELIFYLDGAHSPESMETCAKWFSNAVKRYEISSHSSFEVENAEESLENGHFLHESKTLEQLEKSFRRILLFNCLDVRNPHILLPRLVNTCASSGIYFSRALFVPNMSKYSKVTSGASVISSDLNGIDLSWQFNLQRIWEKITHGKEMTTLLEKDFKIDNKEILPPHEFLYDDASSGCHSHNYLARSAVIPSLPLTIKWLRDCVRDHPSTRLQVLVTGSLHLVGDVLKLLKR; translated from the exons ATGATAACTACTAGCAATATTTACACTAAGTGTGGGATGGTAGGAGTATCACATTTCCCTTGGGGGCATATGAAATCCACCGTCAAGACAAAATGGGTTTATTCTTGTTTACCTGCATTTACAAGCATAAATAATTTCGCAGGGCAAA GATTTATATATAAGACGTCATCTGAAGTTCTTTTTGAAAGGGAAAGCAATGCTGTCACAGATGGACGATTGCAAAATTTCCCAGTGTCTTCATACGAAACTGCCATGGAAAAAATTTCCTCTCTTATTACTCGCCAAAGGCGTGGGGAAAAGCCACCGATTTCCAACAAATTAGAAATAATGTCATTGTATCTCAAG ATATTGGGTTTGGATGAAGATATAAATAAGCTCAACATTATTCATGTGGCAGGCACAAAGGGGAAG GGTTCAACATGCATATTCTGTGAGGCAATATTAAGGGAGTGTGGCTTTCGCACAGGAGTTTTCACATCCCCTCACCTAATTGACGTGCGTGAACGATTTCGTATAGACGG GATTGACATATCTGAAGACAAGTTTTTACAGTATTTCTGGGATTGTTGGAACCGATTGGAG GAAAATACAACAGAGCAGCTTTCAATGCCACCACTATTTCTGTTTCTTACTATATTGGCCTTCAAAATATTTATCTCTGAACAG GTTGATGCTGCCATAATAGAAGTTGGTCTTGGAGGCAAAGAAGACTCAACTAATGTG ATTAAAGAACCTACTGTTTGTGGCATTACTTCTCTAGGCATGGATCATACTGAGATATTAG GAGATACTCTTGGACAGATAGCTTCACACAAGGCAGGGATTTTTAAG CCTAAGGTACCTGCCTTCACAGTACCCCAACCTCCTGAAGCAATGGATGTTATCCTTGAGAGGGCCAAAGAACTAATG GTTCCACTGGAAGTGACTGAACCTTTCGATTGTAAACAAATGAAGGGATTAGAGCTTGGTTTATCTGGTGATCACCAATTCTATAATGCTGCTCTTGCCGTCTCACTTTCTAGATGCTGGCTTCAGAGAACAGGGAACTggggaaaaaaatatcaaaag GATTCTAATTTGCCAGATGAGTTTATTAGAGGACTTTCAACTGCCCATTTTTCTGGAAGGGCTCAGATTGTTTATGACTCTTCTCCAAATTCTGACTGCTCAGAAATCTTGTCTAAAAATTGTGGTGGAGAGttgatattttatttggatGGAGCTCATAGTCCAGAGAGCATGGAGACTTGCGCAAAGTGGTTCTCTAATGCCGTAAAAAGATATGAAATTTCATCACATTCATCTTTTGAAGTAGAAAATGCAGAGGAATCTTTAGAAAATGGTCACTTCCTACATGAAAGCAAGACATTGGAGCAGCTGGAGAAATCTTTTAGGCGG ATTCTTCTATTCAATTGCTTAGATGTGAGAAATCCCCATATTTTGCTTCCACGGCTGGTAAATACATGCGCTTCTTCAG GTATTTATTTCTCAAGAGCACTTTTTGTCCCAAATATGTCAAAGTATAGTAAGGTTACTTCTGGTGCATCAGTTATTTCTTCTGATCTCAATGGCATAGACCTATCATGGCAATTTAACCTCCAAAGAATCTGGGAGAAGATTACGCACGGGAAAG AAATGACCACTTTGCTTGAAAAGGATTTCAAGATAGATAACAAGGAGATCTTACCACCTCATGAATTTCTTTACGATGATGCTTCAAGTGGCTGCCATTCTCATAACTATCTGGCACGCAGTGCAGTAATTCCTTCATTGCCATTGACAATAAAATGGCTGCGGGACTGTGTTAGAGACCATCCTTCCACAAGACTTCAG GTTCTTGTCACTGGATCACTGCATCTTGTTGGAGATGTACTAAAGCTCTTGAAAAGATGA